The following are encoded together in the Oncorhynchus gorbuscha isolate QuinsamMale2020 ecotype Even-year linkage group LG03, OgorEven_v1.0, whole genome shotgun sequence genome:
- the LOC124031386 gene encoding putative beta-lactamase-like 1 isoform X2 — MHPCQVPAPAAAIEGLTKTKKMKVKWTQLGMVFFLLLSLVMTGCFLWQYQLPKLLPDEGMGGNAKSERMCPRFPEPLPLEHPIPTLKEALEKVDTLLRQSVNPASLPSLSAIVIFNDTVLWTGNFGKRNGSDPLSAPPNEYTIYRIASLSKIFPTLMLYRLWEDGKITSLDDPLEKYVENFTIKNPLGKSRDSELKYVTDGLIFLDSGEVQIRSSSVTLRRMASQLSGLPRRLRATNLLWKGKTQAAVNLLQDDVLVADPGTKCHYSNLAFSLLAHVMAEKVVGMDYQRWINDNILDRLGMEDTGFDITPGIHSQMAVGVYSSGQPAPLYDLGWYRPSGQMFSTAADLAKLAMMLLGAYHRKLLEPDTLKIMLTPLFRCDKDYFANRTGTPWEVNEQLGYEVVRKDGDLDGYSATFSLVPRLKLGLVVLMAGTRPQKQDVLAKAYSHIIPAMERAFRESKKILIPPPNPDPYIGFFTYGNITFYEIKAGADGVLIMQQFGPQIEDLIPERYRTIKLNYLVDRVFRVVFEKEYPCVLRVSTASVSLEAQDGQLFNFYVFDKRGLSPGFDAPGLNTYNVVRIAHRPTFSN, encoded by the exons ATGCATCCATGTCAAGTG CCTGCCCCTGCTGCTGCTATTGAGGGGCTCACCAAGACCAAGAAGATGAAGGTGAAATGGACTCAGTTGGGCATGGTGTTCTTCCTGTTGCTCTCCCTGGTCATGACAGGATGTTTCCTCTGGCAGTACCAGCTGCCAAAGTTACTGCCAG atGAAGGCATGGGAGGCAATGCCAAATCAGAACGGATGTGCCCACGCTTCCCTGAGCCTCTCCCCCTGGAACACCCTATCCCTACCCTGAAAGAGGCACTAGAAAAG GTGGACACACTGCTGCGCCAGAGTGTCAACCCTGCCAGTCTTCCCTCTTTGTCGGCCATTGTGATTTTCAATGACACCGTTCTGTGGACTGGTAACTTTGGCAAGAGGAACGGAAGTGACCCACTCTCAGCTCCACCCAATGAATACACCATCTATAG GATTGCCAGCCTTTCAAAGATCTTCCCAACGCTGATGCTGTACAGGCTGTGGGAGGATGGGAAGATTACCTCTCTGGATGACCCACTTGAGAAATATGTGGAGAACTTCACCATTAAAAACCCTCTGGGCAAGTCACGGGACTCTGAGCTCAAGTACGTGACAGACGGTCTGATCTTTCTGGACAGTGGAGAGGTTCAGATCCGCTCCTCCTCTGTCACCCTGCGCAGGATGGCCAGCCAGCTCTCAG GTCTACCCAGAAGACTTAGAGCCACCAACCTGCTATGGAAGGGGAAAACACAGGCTGCAGTGAATCTGCTGCAGGACGATGTCCTCGTTGCAGACCCTGGCACCAA ATgccactacagtaacctagccTTCTCCTTATTGGCCCACGTCATGGCTGAGAAGGTGGTGGGCATGGACTACCAGCGCTGGATCAATGATAACATCCTGGACCGGCTGGGGATGGAGGATACAGGCTTCGACATCACCCCAGGGATCCACAGCCAGATGGCTGTGGGCGTCTACTCCAGTGGCCAGCCAGCCCCTCTGTATGACCTGGGCTGGTACCGCCCCTCAGGCCAGATGTTCTCCACTGCCGCTGACCTTGCCAAGCTGGCTATGATGCTGTTGGGGGCCTACCATCGCAAGCTCCTGGAGCCTGACACCCTGAAAATCATGCTGACCCCTCTGTTCCGCTGTGATAAGGATTACTTTGCCAACCGCACCGGCACACCATGGGAGGTGAATGAGCAGTTGGGCTACGAGGTGGTGCGTAAAGATGGAGACCTAGACGGCTACTCAGCCACCTTCTCACTGGTGCCCAGGCTCAAGCTGGGCCTGGTAGTGCTGATGGCTGGCACCAGACCTCAGAAGCAGGATGTGTTGGCCAAGGCTTACAGCCACATAATACCCGCTATGGAGAGGGCTTTCCGGGAGTCCAAGAAGATCCTCATCCCTCCCCCTAATCCAGACCCTTACATAGGCTTCTTCACCTACGGAAACATCACTTTCTATGAGATCAAAGCTGGGGCAGATGGAGTTCTGATCATGCAGCAGTTTGGTCCCCAGATTGAGGACCTGATCCCAGAGAGATATCGGACAATAAAGCTCAACTACCTGGTGGACAGGGTGTTTAGGGTGGTGTTTGAGAAAGAGTACCCTTGTGTCTTGCGGGTCAGCACCGCGTCTGTCTCCCTTGAGGCCCAAGACGGGCAGCTCTTTAACTTTTATGTGTTTGACAAGCGAGGTCTGTCCCCTGGCTTCGATGCACCAGGACTGAATACATACAATGTGGTCAGGATAGCCCATAGGCCGACTTTCTCGAACTAA
- the LOC124020287 gene encoding neuromedin-U receptor 2-like, giving the protein MEKYCLDSLSNISEQHGMVCNSTLLNVTGNDTGTKSIEDRLLEVLGPKRSPVFLPISLVYLLIFLLGVSGNLLTCTVISKHKKMCTPTNLYLFSLAVSDLLVLFFGMPLEIYDLWQNYPFPFGEGVCYFKIFLFETVCFASILNVTVLSVERYIAVVHPLKPRYVATNKHAKRVISAVWVLSLVCAIPNTSLHGINYLNLPEKVAESAICSLIGSPWIYNLVILITTTCFYIVPVTVISGLYLGIGIKLGRERQLSRGTMRKNCSANISLRIHVEQVRRRQVTKMLAVVVLVFAICWAPFHIDRILWSCIMQWSVWTDLNQAVYQCVHLLSGILFYLSSAVNPVIYNLLSTRFRECFWDLVCTHTEDTTAGKDFTPSAKILLVPSGPVPKTQARPSDHNSLTPLLSPTGNTEITTLTSKHLCVVDSDFTATAF; this is encoded by the exons ATGGAGAAGTACTGCCTGGATTCTCTGTCCAACATCTCAGAACAGCATGGCATGGTCTGTAACAGCACATTGCTAAATGTTACAGGAAATGACACTGGAACCAAGTCCATTGAGGACAGACTACTGGAAGTTCTAGGGCCGAAGCGCTCCCCCgtctttctccccatctccctggTTTACCTGCTCATATTCCTCCTGGGCGTGTCTGGTAACCTGCTCACATGCACAGTGATATCCAAACACAAGAAGATGTGCACCCCCACCAACCTGTACCTGTTCAGCCTGGCTGTGTCAGACCTCCTGGTGCTCTTCTTTGGGATGCCCCTGGAGATCTACGACCTGTGGCAGAACTACCCCTTCCCCTTCGGAGAGGGAGTCTGCTACTTCAAGATTTTCCTCTTCGAGACTGTATGCTTTGCCTCCATCCTCAatgtgacagtgctgagtgtggAGAGGTATATCGCAGTGGTCCATCCACTAAAACCACGCTATGTTGCCACCAACAAGCATGCCAAGCGTGTCATCAGTGCTGTATGGGTGCTGTCCCTGGTTTGTGCCATCCCTAACACCTCCCTGCATGGCATCAACTACTTGAATCTCCCGGAGAAGGTGGCAGAGTCAGCCATATGCAGTTTGATAGGTTCCCCGTGGATCTACAACCTGGTGATTCTGATCACCACCACATGCTTCTACATTGTTCCCGTGACGGTGATCAGCGGGCTGTACCTGGGGATTGGCATCAAGCTGGGCAGGGAGCGACAACTCTCCCGGGGGACGATGAGGAAGAACTGTAGCGCTAACATCAGCTTGAGAATCCATGTGGAGCAAGTGCGCAGGAGACAAGTCACCAAGATGCTTG CTGTGGTCGTGCTGGTGTTTGCCATCTGCTGGGCACCTTTCCACATTGACCGGATCCTGTGGAGCTGCATCATGCAGTGGTCTGTCTGGACAGACCTCAACCAAGCTGTGTACCAGTGTGTGCACCTCCTTTCAGGCATCCTCTTCTACCTCAGCTCTGCAGTCAACCCCGTTATCTATAACCTGCTCTCCACACGCTTCCGGGAATGCTTCTGGGATCTCGTCTGCACCCATACAGAAGACACCACTGCTGGAAAAGACTTCACACCCTCCGCCAAGATCCTGCTGGTCCCCTCGGGCCCAGTTCCTAAGACCCAAGCCAGGCCCAGTGACCACAACTCCCTCACTCCCCTGTTATCTCCAACTGGGAACACAGAGATCACAACACTGACAAGTAAACATTTGTGCGTGGTGGACTCTGACTTCACTGCTACTGCTTTTTAA
- the LOC124031386 gene encoding putative beta-lactamase-like 1 isoform X1, which produces MGKTGSKVLRETSLDGVQPQQPAPAAAIEGLTKTKKMKVKWTQLGMVFFLLLSLVMTGCFLWQYQLPKLLPDEGMGGNAKSERMCPRFPEPLPLEHPIPTLKEALEKVDTLLRQSVNPASLPSLSAIVIFNDTVLWTGNFGKRNGSDPLSAPPNEYTIYRIASLSKIFPTLMLYRLWEDGKITSLDDPLEKYVENFTIKNPLGKSRDSELKYVTDGLIFLDSGEVQIRSSSVTLRRMASQLSGLPRRLRATNLLWKGKTQAAVNLLQDDVLVADPGTKCHYSNLAFSLLAHVMAEKVVGMDYQRWINDNILDRLGMEDTGFDITPGIHSQMAVGVYSSGQPAPLYDLGWYRPSGQMFSTAADLAKLAMMLLGAYHRKLLEPDTLKIMLTPLFRCDKDYFANRTGTPWEVNEQLGYEVVRKDGDLDGYSATFSLVPRLKLGLVVLMAGTRPQKQDVLAKAYSHIIPAMERAFRESKKILIPPPNPDPYIGFFTYGNITFYEIKAGADGVLIMQQFGPQIEDLIPERYRTIKLNYLVDRVFRVVFEKEYPCVLRVSTASVSLEAQDGQLFNFYVFDKRGLSPGFDAPGLNTYNVVRIAHRPTFSN; this is translated from the exons ATGGGGAAGACAGGCAGCAAAGTGCTGAGAGAGACATCTTTGGATGGAGTTCAGCCACAGCAG CCTGCCCCTGCTGCTGCTATTGAGGGGCTCACCAAGACCAAGAAGATGAAGGTGAAATGGACTCAGTTGGGCATGGTGTTCTTCCTGTTGCTCTCCCTGGTCATGACAGGATGTTTCCTCTGGCAGTACCAGCTGCCAAAGTTACTGCCAG atGAAGGCATGGGAGGCAATGCCAAATCAGAACGGATGTGCCCACGCTTCCCTGAGCCTCTCCCCCTGGAACACCCTATCCCTACCCTGAAAGAGGCACTAGAAAAG GTGGACACACTGCTGCGCCAGAGTGTCAACCCTGCCAGTCTTCCCTCTTTGTCGGCCATTGTGATTTTCAATGACACCGTTCTGTGGACTGGTAACTTTGGCAAGAGGAACGGAAGTGACCCACTCTCAGCTCCACCCAATGAATACACCATCTATAG GATTGCCAGCCTTTCAAAGATCTTCCCAACGCTGATGCTGTACAGGCTGTGGGAGGATGGGAAGATTACCTCTCTGGATGACCCACTTGAGAAATATGTGGAGAACTTCACCATTAAAAACCCTCTGGGCAAGTCACGGGACTCTGAGCTCAAGTACGTGACAGACGGTCTGATCTTTCTGGACAGTGGAGAGGTTCAGATCCGCTCCTCCTCTGTCACCCTGCGCAGGATGGCCAGCCAGCTCTCAG GTCTACCCAGAAGACTTAGAGCCACCAACCTGCTATGGAAGGGGAAAACACAGGCTGCAGTGAATCTGCTGCAGGACGATGTCCTCGTTGCAGACCCTGGCACCAA ATgccactacagtaacctagccTTCTCCTTATTGGCCCACGTCATGGCTGAGAAGGTGGTGGGCATGGACTACCAGCGCTGGATCAATGATAACATCCTGGACCGGCTGGGGATGGAGGATACAGGCTTCGACATCACCCCAGGGATCCACAGCCAGATGGCTGTGGGCGTCTACTCCAGTGGCCAGCCAGCCCCTCTGTATGACCTGGGCTGGTACCGCCCCTCAGGCCAGATGTTCTCCACTGCCGCTGACCTTGCCAAGCTGGCTATGATGCTGTTGGGGGCCTACCATCGCAAGCTCCTGGAGCCTGACACCCTGAAAATCATGCTGACCCCTCTGTTCCGCTGTGATAAGGATTACTTTGCCAACCGCACCGGCACACCATGGGAGGTGAATGAGCAGTTGGGCTACGAGGTGGTGCGTAAAGATGGAGACCTAGACGGCTACTCAGCCACCTTCTCACTGGTGCCCAGGCTCAAGCTGGGCCTGGTAGTGCTGATGGCTGGCACCAGACCTCAGAAGCAGGATGTGTTGGCCAAGGCTTACAGCCACATAATACCCGCTATGGAGAGGGCTTTCCGGGAGTCCAAGAAGATCCTCATCCCTCCCCCTAATCCAGACCCTTACATAGGCTTCTTCACCTACGGAAACATCACTTTCTATGAGATCAAAGCTGGGGCAGATGGAGTTCTGATCATGCAGCAGTTTGGTCCCCAGATTGAGGACCTGATCCCAGAGAGATATCGGACAATAAAGCTCAACTACCTGGTGGACAGGGTGTTTAGGGTGGTGTTTGAGAAAGAGTACCCTTGTGTCTTGCGGGTCAGCACCGCGTCTGTCTCCCTTGAGGCCCAAGACGGGCAGCTCTTTAACTTTTATGTGTTTGACAAGCGAGGTCTGTCCCCTGGCTTCGATGCACCAGGACTGAATACATACAATGTGGTCAGGATAGCCCATAGGCCGACTTTCTCGAACTAA